In Deltaproteobacteria bacterium, the sequence GGCAAGTACTATGGTTGGGTTGCGATGGCCGGCAAGGGTCTGGCTGGTGCTGGCCGTCGTCTTGGTGGCCTGCGGCGGCTGGGCTCCCACCCGCGCCAAGGCGCTGGTGGCGGACAGCCCAAGCATTGGAGTCAACTCCCAAGAACTGCCGGCGGGCAACGGCAGCGGCCCGGGCGCCGCTGCCAGCGCCAACGGCTGCATGGTCGCCTTTGCCACGCGCTCGGCCTTGACGGCCAATTCCAGCGACGATTCCAACCGCGTCAGCGACATCTACCTGCGTGACCGCTGTGCCGGGCTGACCGAGCGCGTCAGTCTGGGACCGGCACTGCGCCAGGCCAACGGGGCCAGCACCAACCCGGCTATCAGCGATGACGGCTGCGTGGTGGTATTCGAGTCGGCAGCCAACAACCTCGACGACACGGCCACCGACAGCAACGAGCGGCCAGACATCTATGCGCGGGATCGCTGCGCGGGAACAACCGCACTCATCTCAGTCACACTCGCGGGTCAGGCGGGCAACCGCCGCAGTTTCGATCCGGTAGTCAGTGCCGACGGCTGCCTGGTTGCCTTCATTTCGGAAGCTACCGATCTGACCAGCGAGCCGCCGACTGGGGGAATGCACCTCTTCGTGCGTGACCGCTGCCTGGGCCGCACCACGAGCATTGCTGCCGTCAGCCCAGCGCCGGTGCTGCCGGCCGGCGTACTGCTGTACCGGGGCAACGCGGGCCTCATTCCCGAGGCCGACTCCTTTAGCGCCCTTACCGACCGCCTCCAGTTGCTCGGTGCCGAGGTCACTGAGACCACGACCTTCCCGAGCGACTTGAGCGACTTCCGCGTCGTCTTCATCGTCTCACCGGGCGCTCTCGACGATACGCCGGCGAACTTCTTCAGCAGCACTCAGGTTGGTGCTTTGCGAACGTTTGTCGCCGGTGGCGGCCGGCTGGTCGTATTGGGCGAGTACGGCGGCGCGGGCGCGTCAACGACCAACGACTTGCTCGCCCGCCTCGACACGCGCGTGCGGGTCAACCGCGATCGCTTGCACACCAACGGCTGCGGCTCGCTGCCTACCAATGCCATCGTCGCAGACCCGCTAACACAGAGCCCGGAGGCCGTGACCAGCTTGGCTCTGGCCAATGCCGCCTCAGTGCAAACGGTCAACGGCTCGGGCTCGTGGCCGGCGGCAGGCGCGCCGCGCTGCCTGGCTAGCAACGGCGGCGGCTCGTGCCTGGCACTGGCGCAGCAGTTGTCTGCCGGCGGCCTGGCTGGCGACATCGTGCTGATCGGTGACGCCAGCCTGTTCGGCGACCAGTGTGGCTTCGTTGCAGAGACGGCAGCCGTGGGCAACCGCGTCCTCGCCTCCAACTTGTACTTGTTGGCGCCGGCGGCTGCACCGCGTAAGCACCTGCTCAAGGGGCGTGCCTTCGACGGCGCAGGTAACACGCTGGTGTTCACCAGCGACGCCTTGCTCGACGGCGATACCAACCCGCTGGCCGATGTGTTCGCGGTAGACTTGCCTTCGGGGAACATCGAAGTACTCAGCCTGGCACTGGATGGGACGCCGGCGGGTGGCCGCAGTTACGGCGCCACCGTGAGCGCCGATGGCTGCCGCGCCGCCTTCGTGTCGGAGAGCACCGTCTTGGCCGATGGTGATAGCAACGGCAAGCCCGATGTCTTCGTTCGTGATCGCTGCGCCGATACCCTGATGCGGTTGCTGCCGCTGAGTCTGGCGGAACCGAACGGGGTCAGCCCGGCGGCCGAGATTTCAGCCAGTGGAGCGTTCGTGGCCTTCGAGTCGGATGCAACCAACTGGTTCGGCGGCGACACCAACGGCGTGCGCGACGTCTTCGTCGCCAACCTGGCGACGGGCCTGATCGAGCGCGCCAGCCTGTACAGCGCCGGACCGCAGCCCACCCGACCGAGCTTGCTCGAAGACCTCGCCGACGACGGCCGGTTGCTGGTGCTCACCAGCGCTGAGGGCTACTGGAACGTCGATAAGAACCAGGTCGAGGACGTCTACGTTTCAGCCATCGCGATGGCACCGATCGCACCCACCCCAACGCCATCGCCTACGCCCAAGCCGATACAGACCATTTATTTTCCGGCCACGATCATCAACCAGTCGAGCACCTTGAGCGCGGAGGTTTACCTTGGCGATGCCTGCGGCTTGCCGGGAACGATTGCGGCAATCGCCTTGAGCGGCATGAGCAGCAGCTTCTCGGTCGCCTCGTTTCAAACCACGTGTACTGACCCGGCGCCAGGCCAAGCTGCACCGCTACCAGTCCAACTGGCTGACGGTCAGGCGCTGCACCTGGTCTTCACCTTCACGCCGGCGGTGGCCGGCAACCTCACGGCGGTTGCTACGGTGTACGGAACCGCAGGCAACGTGATTGCGTCGTTCTCACTGCGCGGAACCGGCCTGGGCATTCCCACCTCTACGCGCACCCCGACGGTGACCCCGACGCCGACGGCCACGCGCCCGCCGACACGAACCCCAAGCAACACGCCGACGGGGACCGCCACGAGAACACCGACGTTCACGCTGACGTTCACCCGCACGCGCACCCCGACCCGCACCGCTACGGCCTCGTCGACGCCGACCGAGACGCGCACGCCAACCCCCACACTAACCCCGTCACCAACGCGCACGCCGACGCCGTCGCGCACGCCATCGCCCACGTTTACGTGCACGGCGTCACCGACTGCCACGCCCTCGATTACCGGTACCCCGACTCCGTCGCATACGCGCACGGCCTCGGCCACACGCACCCCCAGTGCCACCGCCACCGCTTCGCCAACCAATACCGGCACGCGCACGGCAACAACAACTAACACCCGACCGCCAACGCGTACGCCCACCGAAACCTCCACCGCGACCATGACCCGTACCGCCACCCCGACGGCAACGGCCACCAGAACGGCAACCGCAACTGCGACCAAAACGCCGTCGTACACGCCGGTTCCGACGCGCACCCCTTCGCCGACCAATACACGAACTGTGACGCCGACGCGGTCGTCAACCCGCACCCCGTCGCTGTCGCCGACGCCGACCGCCACGGCCACGCCCACGCGCACGTGGACGCCGGTCCCCTCGCCAACGCCAACCCGTACCCTGGTACCGACCGCGACCCCTTCGCCCACGATCACGCGATTGCCGACGCTAACGCCGACCGTGACCTTCACCCGCACCTATACCCCAACTCCGACCCTCACCCGCACGCGGGTTCCAACCGCGAGCCCATCGCCGACCTTCACCCGGATACCCACGGTGACACGAACTGCGACCTTCACCCGCACCGAAACACCCAGCGCGACTATGACCCGCACGCGGGCGGATACGGCCACAGCGACACCATCGCCGACCGCCACGGCAACGCGCACCCCCTCGCGCACACCAACGGCGAGCGCGACCATTACCACCTCGCCCACGCCGTCGCAGACCAACACGCGGGTACCAACGGCCACGCCGACGAGCACAGCCACGCGGACGCCAACGCGGACACCGACCGACACGCGGGTGCCGTCGGTCACACCGACGACCACAACGACACGCTCGCCGACGGGCACCCGGGTGCCGACCGCTACGCGCACGCCGACCCGTACGCGGGTACCGACCGCTACGCAGACGGCGACGCGCACCAGCGCAGCCGGGTGAGCGCGCCTGGCAGAAACGACAACGCCCCGCCGAGAAGCCCGGCGGGGCGTTGTGATTATGGCAAGTTCAATGGCGCGTGCTTACGCCTTGGTGACGTTGCTCGCTTGCGGGCCCTTGCGACCCGGGGTGATCTCGAACTCGACGGCCTGCCCGGCCTCGAGGCTACGAAAACCATCACCCGCGATCGCCGAGTAGTGAACGAAGACATCTTCGCCGTTGTCGGTGTGGATGAAGCCGTAACCCTTCTCGGGGTTGAACCACTTCACGGTTCCGTGTGCCATGCACCTTTCCTCCTTCTTTGGTCGAACTCGTCTCGTGGGGAAGGTGCTGATTGGTCTGGGACCCTGAGGGTACTGCAACTCGGCCGGGGCCAGAACCTCCGGCCGCCTGATCAACTGCGCGGCTTCCCGTCTCGACTGCCGGCGTTGTATACCCGAGCGTCCCCCCGCGCGCAACCGCGGCCCGGCGGGCGGCAAGTGCCGGCAGCGCAAATGCCGGTGGACCGGCACCATGGTTGTCAGCTATCTAGAGGGGCCATGAGTGCGACGGTTACCCAGATTCGCGAGGCTAGCAGGCAGAGCGTTCGTCAAACCCGGCCCCACCCTGCCGCCGTGCCAGAGCTGCCGCTCACCGAGCTCAGCGGTTGGGGCCATTACCCCGTGGTGCATGGGCATGAACGGCTGTCGGAAGACTTGGAGCAGAGTACCGAGAGCGCGGCGCTCAGCCGCGGCCTCGGCCGTTCGTACGGCGATTCGTCGTTGCCGGCATCAGCGCAAGACGTGGTTTCGACTTCGGTGCTGGCGGACCGCTTGATTGCCTTCGATCCGGCCACCGGCATCGTGCGCGCCGAGGCCGGCTTTCCGTTGTGGCGCTTGAATCGGCTTTTCCTCCTGCGCGGCTGGTTCACGCCGGTAACGCCCGGCACCCACTACGTCACCCTTGGCGGCATGGTGGCCTCCGACGTTCATGGCAAGAGCCACCACGTCGACGGCTGCTTCGGTGAGCATGTCACCGCGCTCAAGCTGCGCGTAGCCGACGGCCAGATCATCGAGTGCGCCGAGGCCCACGAGCCGGAGTTGTTCCGCGCCACGCTCGGGGGCATGGGGCTGACCGGTCACATTTTGGAAGTCGAGTTCCGCCTTCGTCGTATCCCATCGCCGTGGATCTGGCAGGAGAGCGAGCGCACCGCGGACTTCGATGCCACCATCGAGCGCCTGCGCCAGGCCGGGCGGCGCTTTCCGATGACCGTGTGTTGGGCCGACTTCCTCACCCGTGGTCCTGGAGCCGGACGGGGTGTGATCACGAGCGGGCGCTGGGCCGAGCCTGCCGAAGCCCCGGCCGCACCGCCTCGCTTCCACAGCCCGATTGCGCTTCCGCCGGTGTTTCCGAGCTGGTTCTTGCAGTCGTGGATGGTGCAGCTGTTCAACCGCCTCTACCACGCCAAGCACGGCGCCCGCGTTCGCACCGGCATTGTCAGCCCGGAGACGTTTTTCTACCCTCTTGATGTCGTCCGCGAGTGGAACCGGGTGTACGGCGAGCGCGGGTTAACGCAGTATCAAGCCGTGCTCCCGACCGACGATCCCGCGCGCCAGCGCCGCTTCTTGGACCTCTTGCAGTCGCACCGCGCCCCGGTGTTCTTGTGCGTCATCAAGGATTGCGGCCCGCAGGGCAAAGGGATGCTGTCGTTTCCCAAGCCCGGCGTCTCCTACGCGCTCGATTTGCCGGTGAGCCGCGAGACACAAGCCCTGGTCGATGCCCTCAACGAGTTCGTTGTCGCCGAAGGCGGCCGCATCTATCTCACCAAGGACGCCTTCACGCGCGCCGAGCATTTCCGGGCGATGGAGCCGCGCCTGGATACGTTCCATGCCGTTCGCCGCAAATGGGATCCCGAAGGCCGCCTGCGCAGTGCGCAATCCGTACGCCTCCTGGGAGGCCGCCCGTGAAAGTCGTCTTCTTCGGTGCCACCAAAGGGATGGGGCGCGCACTCGCGCGCCTGATGGCGCAGCGTGGCGATGCGCTCTGTCTGCTCGGCCGCGACGGCGACGATCTCGCCCGCAGTGCGCAGGACCTCCGTCTCCACGGTGCCAGCGGCGAGGTCGGCACCGTGGTCTGCGACCTGCTGGAGCCCCAGTCGTTCGCGCCGGCGCTCGATCACGCCGCCGCTGCGCTCAACGGCTTCGACACCGTCGTCGTCACTGCCGGCTTGTTCGCCGCCCAAGAAGCGTTGGAGCAGGACGCGGCCCTGCGCGATCGGGTATTGACCGCCGACTTCATCAACACCGTGCATTTCTGCGAAGAAGCCCGCGCCCGCCTGCTGGCCAAGGGCGGCGGCACGCTGTGCGTATTCAGCTCGGTGGCGGGCGAGCGCGCGCGCAAGCCGGTGATCCTTTACGGCGCCGCCAAAGCGGGTCTGTCGCACTACCTCAATGGCCTCGATCACAAGTTTCGCGCGCAGGGGCTACGGGTCGTGCTGGTGAAGCCAGGCTTCGTCAAGACCGGCATGACCGTGGGCCTCAAGCCGCCGCCGTTTGCCGGTGAGCCCGACGAGGTGGCGCGCGCCGTGCTCACGGCCATTGACCGCGGCTGGCCGGAGGTCTTTGTCCCGGCCGCGTGGCGATGGGTGATGCTGGTCATCCGGCTGCTGCCGCGCGCGGTCATGCGCCGAATCGGATTCTAGGAGCCGACAATGAGTCACAACACCGATCGTTTACGGCAGCTGTTTGCCGATTTGGAGCGGCTGGATTTCGCCGCCGTGGCCGGCCATTGCGCCGCCGACTGTGTGTACGAGGATGTCCCTATCCCGGCCGCCACTGTCGTTGGGCCCGAGGCGATTCGCGCCAAACTGGAGATGGGGCTGGGCGCGCTCGAACGCTGCCCGGTTACCATTCATGAGATGCTCGAAGCCGGCGACACGGTGATGATGGAACGAACCGAGGTGTGGTGGAATCGCACCGGCGAGCGCGCCACGCTGCCGGTGGCCGCCGTTTTCAAGTTCCGTGACGGCCAGCTGACCTTGTGGCGTGATTACTGGGATGTGAAGACGCTGTTTGCGCAGCAGCCGGCCAGCTGGTTGCCCGACGTGCCGCGTTGAGTGGCGCGGCCGGAGCTGGGGCAGTGCCGCCGTCAGCTGCTCTTTCAGTGCGTAGAGGATTGCGGGCTTGGCCTTAACCCTAGCGGCTTGTCGAATCATTCAGATGAAATCCATTCCCCTCGCGTTAGTGTCGCCGCCAGAAGCCCGGCGCCTCGCGCGCCTGTTCCCGTCGTACCGGGATTTCGTCGACGATGCCCTTTTTCATCCGGACTGGGGCTATTACAGCACCGGCATCGTGCGTTTCGGCGAGGGCGGCCACTACGACACCTTTCCCCTGGCGCTGTCGCCGATGTTCGGCCGGATGCTGGCTGGGTACGGCTATCGCTTGTGGCGCCGCTACGGGCAGCCGCAGAGCTTCGAGATTTGTGAGATCGGCGCCGGCAACGGTCAACTGTGTCTCGACGTGCTGGTGGCGGCAGCGGATCAGGTGCGCCGCCAGCGCGATGCCAAC encodes:
- a CDS encoding FAD-binding oxidoreductase, whose protein sequence is MSATVTQIREASRQSVRQTRPHPAAVPELPLTELSGWGHYPVVHGHERLSEDLEQSTESAALSRGLGRSYGDSSLPASAQDVVSTSVLADRLIAFDPATGIVRAEAGFPLWRLNRLFLLRGWFTPVTPGTHYVTLGGMVASDVHGKSHHVDGCFGEHVTALKLRVADGQIIECAEAHEPELFRATLGGMGLTGHILEVEFRLRRIPSPWIWQESERTADFDATIERLRQAGRRFPMTVCWADFLTRGPGAGRGVITSGRWAEPAEAPAAPPRFHSPIALPPVFPSWFLQSWMVQLFNRLYHAKHGARVRTGIVSPETFFYPLDVVREWNRVYGERGLTQYQAVLPTDDPARQRRFLDLLQSHRAPVFLCVIKDCGPQGKGMLSFPKPGVSYALDLPVSRETQALVDALNEFVVAEGGRIYLTKDAFTRAEHFRAMEPRLDTFHAVRRKWDPEGRLRSAQSVRLLGGRP
- a CDS encoding nuclear transport factor 2 family protein, which translates into the protein MSHNTDRLRQLFADLERLDFAAVAGHCAADCVYEDVPIPAATVVGPEAIRAKLEMGLGALERCPVTIHEMLEAGDTVMMERTEVWWNRTGERATLPVAAVFKFRDGQLTLWRDYWDVKTLFAQQPASWLPDVPR
- a CDS encoding SDR family NAD(P)-dependent oxidoreductase; translation: MKVVFFGATKGMGRALARLMAQRGDALCLLGRDGDDLARSAQDLRLHGASGEVGTVVCDLLEPQSFAPALDHAAAALNGFDTVVVTAGLFAAQEALEQDAALRDRVLTADFINTVHFCEEARARLLAKGGGTLCVFSSVAGERARKPVILYGAAKAGLSHYLNGLDHKFRAQGLRVVLVKPGFVKTGMTVGLKPPPFAGEPDEVARAVLTAIDRGWPEVFVPAAWRWVMLVIRLLPRAVMRRIGF
- a CDS encoding cold-shock protein; translation: MAHGTVKWFNPEKGYGFIHTDNGEDVFVHYSAIAGDGFRSLEAGQAVEFEITPGRKGPQASNVTKA